One window from the genome of Paenibacillus azoreducens encodes:
- a CDS encoding ABC transporter substrate-binding protein — protein MSKTKKRFSFALAMLTALTVVLSACGSGSDDAKGSDSKSGGSDKPVNLIWYTIGTPQKDVDKVMAEVSKYTQEKINATVTMKMIDWGDYQQKMQVNVASGEPMDIMFTSAGGFDYVQNARKGAFMELDDLLDKYGKGIKDTINPAFLEGSKVDGHNYGIPANKELPQQEVWRFNKNLVDKYKLDTANVKSLESIEPLLKTIKEKEPNVTPFAMDKNYVPYVPYDYVIQNLPMAVKLDTTDYKIVNILETPEMKQALTTMHKYYQAGYIAPEAATTGSTNDLMTSGKWFMDRAQTQPLADNAWSASYGYPVFSTPAGDPIVTNTSVQGSIMAISANSEHPEKAMEFLNLLNTDPVLRNMVDSGIEGVHYKKTDDKHMENLPESKNYDMPSYSLGNNMLLNLNPGDPDDKWEQFKKFNESGKNSPILSFNFDSTKVATEMAAIQNVKEQFWASLMTGTVDPESYLPKAIAAFKQAGLDKVIAEAQTQLDAWKAENNK, from the coding sequence ATGAGTAAGACTAAAAAGAGATTCTCATTCGCACTGGCTATGTTGACAGCCTTGACGGTTGTTCTCAGTGCCTGCGGAAGCGGAAGCGACGACGCGAAAGGAAGCGATTCCAAGTCCGGCGGATCAGACAAGCCGGTTAATCTGATCTGGTACACGATCGGAACGCCTCAAAAAGACGTAGACAAGGTTATGGCTGAAGTCAGCAAATATACCCAGGAGAAAATCAATGCCACGGTTACGATGAAAATGATCGATTGGGGCGATTATCAACAAAAGATGCAGGTTAACGTAGCATCCGGCGAACCAATGGATATCATGTTTACATCGGCGGGCGGATTCGATTACGTGCAAAACGCAAGAAAAGGCGCGTTCATGGAACTCGACGATCTCCTTGATAAATACGGTAAAGGCATTAAAGACACGATCAACCCTGCATTCCTGGAAGGTTCCAAGGTTGACGGGCATAACTACGGCATTCCTGCCAACAAAGAGCTTCCTCAGCAGGAAGTATGGCGCTTCAACAAAAACCTGGTTGATAAATACAAATTGGACACAGCGAATGTAAAGTCGCTGGAAAGCATCGAGCCGCTTTTGAAAACAATCAAGGAAAAAGAGCCAAACGTAACGCCGTTTGCAATGGATAAAAACTACGTTCCATATGTTCCATATGATTATGTGATTCAGAATCTGCCGATGGCAGTAAAGCTTGATACTACAGATTATAAGATCGTAAACATTTTGGAAACGCCTGAAATGAAGCAAGCCCTGACTACGATGCACAAATATTATCAAGCAGGTTATATTGCGCCTGAAGCAGCAACGACCGGTTCCACGAACGACCTGATGACATCCGGCAAGTGGTTCATGGACCGTGCCCAAACTCAGCCGCTGGCTGATAATGCTTGGTCTGCAAGCTATGGATACCCTGTGTTCTCGACACCTGCAGGCGATCCGATTGTTACGAACACTTCCGTGCAAGGTTCGATCATGGCGATTTCAGCAAACTCCGAACATCCGGAAAAAGCAATGGAATTCCTGAACCTGTTGAATACGGACCCTGTGCTCCGCAACATGGTTGACAGCGGTATTGAAGGCGTCCACTACAAGAAAACTGACGACAAGCATATGGAAAACCTTCCGGAATCCAAAAACTATGATATGCCTTCGTATTCCTTGGGCAACAATATGCTCCTTAACTTGAATCCTGGCGACCCGGACGACAAATGGGAGCAATTCAAGAAATTTAACGAATCGGGCAAAAATTCGCCAATCCTGAGCTTTAACTTTGACAGCACGAAAGTTGCTACTGAAATGGCGGCAATTCAAAACGTGAAAGAGCAGTTCTGGGCATCCCTGATGACTGGTACCGTAGACCCTGAAAGCTATCTTCCAAAAGCAATCGCTGCATTCAAGCAAGCTGGTCTGGACAAGGTCATTGCTGAAGCCCAAACTCAGCTCGACGCCTGGAAAGCTGAGAACAACAAGTAA
- a CDS encoding YjzC family protein encodes MGEKTEFEPGDKAPNPGVYMEVGEASFHTEIQNPKMITLERGETFPKTTNKDRKWKKKTKAKVH; translated from the coding sequence ATGGGCGAAAAAACTGAATTCGAGCCTGGTGACAAGGCGCCGAACCCTGGGGTATATATGGAGGTCGGGGAAGCCAGCTTCCATACCGAAATCCAAAATCCGAAAATGATCACGTTGGAGCGCGGCGAAACCTTCCCGAAAACGACCAACAAGGACCGGAAGTGGAAAAAGAAAACCAAGGCCAAGGTTCACTAA
- the ssb gene encoding single-stranded DNA-binding protein, translating to MLNRVILIGRLTKDPELRYTPAGVAVTQFTLAVDRPFTSQGGEREADFIPVVTWRQLAETCANYLRKGRLTAVEGRIQVRNYENNEGRRVYVTEVIADNVRFLESNREGGSGGGQGPREDSSFGGGNRENNNYSRNNSNQDPFFDDGKPIDISDDDLPF from the coding sequence TTGTTGAACCGTGTAATTTTAATTGGCCGTTTGACCAAGGATCCTGAGCTTCGCTACACGCCCGCAGGGGTTGCGGTAACGCAGTTCACGCTGGCTGTAGACAGACCGTTTACGTCGCAAGGCGGAGAGCGGGAAGCGGATTTTATTCCAGTGGTGACTTGGAGACAGCTTGCTGAGACCTGTGCAAACTATTTGCGCAAAGGCCGTTTGACGGCTGTTGAAGGTCGCATCCAGGTGCGGAATTACGAAAATAACGAAGGTAGACGCGTATATGTCACCGAAGTCATTGCCGATAACGTACGTTTCCTGGAATCGAACCGCGAAGGCGGCAGCGGCGGTGGTCAAGGACCGCGTGAGGACTCCTCTTTTGGAGGCGGAAACCGCGAAAATAACAATTACTCCCGGAACAATTCCAATCAAGATCCTTTTTTCGATGACGGAAAACCGATAGATATTTCGGATGATGATTTGCCATTTTAA
- a CDS encoding ABC transporter permease produces the protein MGAFFKNLLKNKVMLFMVLPGAIWFFFFSYLPLVGTIVAFKQYRFSREGFWASIAKSKWVGWDNFKFLFSTNDAYVITRNTLLYNLAFIFIGLVLSVAMAILLSQLVNKTMAKVYQTGMFLPYFLSWVIVGYFAFSFLSMDRGMFNQILGWFGMEPVQWYSDPKYWPYILIFVSLWKSIGYNSVVYLASIMGIDKSLYEAAMIDGASKWQQVRSITLPMLSPIIIIMTLLAVGRIFYADFGLFYQVPRDSGTLYSVTNVIDTYVYRGLKTTGEIGMSTAAGLYQSVVGFVLVIVSNFVVRKIDKDSALF, from the coding sequence ATGGGTGCATTTTTTAAAAATCTTTTAAAGAATAAAGTCATGCTGTTCATGGTGCTGCCAGGCGCCATTTGGTTTTTCTTCTTTTCCTATCTGCCGCTCGTAGGCACCATCGTGGCTTTCAAGCAGTACCGTTTTAGTCGCGAAGGATTCTGGGCCAGTATTGCCAAAAGTAAGTGGGTAGGCTGGGACAATTTCAAGTTCCTGTTCAGCACAAACGATGCCTATGTCATTACGCGGAACACGTTACTATACAACCTTGCGTTTATTTTTATCGGACTGGTCCTTTCGGTAGCCATGGCGATTTTGCTGTCCCAACTGGTCAACAAAACGATGGCTAAAGTTTATCAAACCGGTATGTTCCTTCCGTATTTCCTTTCCTGGGTTATCGTCGGATATTTTGCGTTCAGCTTCTTGAGCATGGACCGCGGGATGTTTAACCAGATTCTGGGGTGGTTCGGGATGGAGCCGGTTCAGTGGTATTCCGATCCTAAATATTGGCCTTATATCTTGATATTCGTCAGTCTGTGGAAATCGATCGGTTATAACAGTGTCGTATATTTGGCTTCGATTATGGGTATCGACAAATCCCTCTACGAAGCGGCGATGATCGATGGCGCCAGCAAATGGCAGCAAGTCCGCAGCATAACGCTTCCGATGCTTTCGCCGATTATCATTATCATGACGCTGCTTGCGGTGGGCCGGATTTTCTACGCTGACTTTGGTCTGTTCTATCAGGTTCCAAGAGATTCGGGTACGCTTTATTCGGTGACGAACGTTATCGACACTTACGTTTACCGCGGTCTGAAAACAACAGGCGAAATCGGCATGAGTACCGCTGCTGGACTCTATCAATCAGTGGTTGGCTTTGTGCTTGTTATCGTGTCCAACTTTGTCGTACGGAAAATCGACAAAGACAGCGCCCTGTTCTAA
- a CDS encoding sensor histidine kinase, protein MAIGRIYRNYIKNNMFMRILLIFTFIAILTIVILSYLMFSSLSQSIINKEVTNQRAAMESVSQYIDSRYESVENLARDMYRNETLFSNITFLMEHPYNEYVQHRMDQFTNESNAYATDVLQYFQNAMDENSDIRNIMLYSSERQYLSMFMPNKQFKQLSTNVANSFIPEVMAMESKGISAPNYWVRKAAGQWDRALYAVRIPINNKLLKNSGQFLVYLDSNKISKALATYKNSYKGSIVVLSAAGNVIFDSEGKYYGKKYPYVDISDSFFDDPHAGLTESGKDMYINKLISTEGGYVVIGAVPKNEIASSYAGTRQAIITISAICILFAILFPALFVANFAKRTNRIIRFTRKVKNGDLTARIDDPREDELGQISRSFNDMLDELNLYIERVYKAEIKQKQTELVALQARINPHFLYNTLEVIRMRAISQGAKDVGEMIYSLSVLFKSLVQQKKNYTLKDELEACRLYLELFRIRYKEKFSYTIHYDPALAGRAVMKLSLQPIIENYIIHGIQKERFDNHLSIQIREEDGILIAVIADNGKGIDPQRLKEIREELEKPEETGHMFGLRSVHSRLRFLYGSAYGIEIQSRPGEGTVIIVRYPSREGTDAEHV, encoded by the coding sequence ATGGCCATTGGAAGAATATACAGGAACTACATTAAGAACAATATGTTCATGAGGATTCTGTTGATCTTCACTTTTATTGCAATTTTGACGATTGTAATATTATCGTACTTAATGTTCTCCTCCTTATCGCAATCGATTATAAATAAAGAGGTCACTAACCAAAGAGCCGCTATGGAAAGCGTAAGCCAGTATATTGACAGCCGGTATGAATCCGTTGAGAATCTCGCAAGGGATATGTACCGCAACGAGACGCTGTTTTCCAATATCACTTTTTTGATGGAACATCCATATAACGAATATGTGCAGCACCGAATGGACCAGTTTACGAATGAATCCAACGCTTATGCAACGGATGTGCTTCAATATTTTCAAAATGCAATGGATGAAAACAGCGATATCCGCAATATTATGTTGTACAGCTCGGAGCGTCAATATTTATCCATGTTCATGCCCAATAAACAGTTTAAACAATTGTCCACCAATGTTGCGAATTCCTTTATTCCAGAAGTGATGGCGATGGAATCCAAAGGCATATCGGCGCCGAACTATTGGGTTCGCAAAGCGGCGGGACAGTGGGATCGAGCCTTATATGCTGTCCGGATTCCCATTAATAACAAGCTGTTGAAAAATTCCGGTCAGTTTTTGGTTTATTTGGACTCAAACAAGATTTCAAAGGCTCTCGCCACCTATAAAAATAGCTATAAAGGCAGTATCGTTGTTCTTTCGGCAGCGGGAAACGTGATTTTTGACTCCGAAGGGAAATATTATGGCAAAAAATATCCTTACGTGGACATTTCCGATTCTTTTTTTGATGATCCTCATGCGGGACTAACGGAAAGCGGGAAGGACATGTATATAAACAAGCTGATTTCCACGGAAGGCGGATATGTCGTCATTGGGGCGGTTCCTAAAAATGAAATTGCGTCAAGTTACGCAGGCACGCGCCAAGCGATCATTACGATCAGCGCCATCTGTATTCTGTTTGCCATCCTTTTCCCTGCTTTATTTGTCGCTAATTTTGCCAAGCGGACCAACCGGATTATCCGGTTTACCCGCAAGGTGAAAAACGGCGATCTCACAGCCAGAATCGACGATCCGCGCGAGGATGAGCTGGGACAAATATCGCGAAGTTTTAATGATATGCTGGATGAGCTGAATTTGTACATTGAACGGGTATACAAAGCGGAAATCAAGCAAAAGCAAACGGAGTTGGTAGCGCTTCAGGCCCGGATTAATCCTCATTTTTTATACAATACGCTTGAGGTAATCCGCATGAGAGCGATCTCGCAGGGGGCTAAGGACGTTGGCGAGATGATTTACAGTTTATCCGTGCTGTTTAAAAGTCTGGTCCAGCAGAAGAAAAACTACACGCTTAAAGATGAATTGGAAGCCTGCCGTCTGTATCTTGAATTATTCCGAATTCGCTATAAGGAAAAGTTCAGTTACACGATTCATTATGATCCGGCGCTTGCCGGCAGAGCGGTCATGAAACTTTCGCTTCAACCGATCATAGAAAATTATATTATTCATGGCATACAAAAAGAGCGGTTCGATAACCATCTATCCATTCAAATAAGGGAGGAAGACGGTATATTAATCGCCGTGATCGCCGACAATGGCAAAGGGATTGATCCTCAGCGCCTGAAGGAAATACGCGAAGAGCTGGAGAAGCCGGAAGAGACCGGTCACATGTTTGGACTGCGAAGTGTTCACAGCCGTCTTCGTTTTCTGTACGGGTCCGCTTATGGAATCGAGATTCAAAGTCGGCCTGGAGAGGGGACGGTAATTATCGTCCGTTATCCAAGCCGGGAAGGAACGGATGCCGAACATGTATAA
- a CDS encoding response regulator transcription factor: MYKVFIVDDEPFIIEGLYDILDWSSFGLEIVGYAENGRQALDALATTPVDLLISDISMPVMNGLTLIAEARKLHPELKVIILSGFNEFDYLKEGMKLGIENYLLKPINVEELESTLRNTVEKMNSISSGELYSAFDVQILKDNTLYRWLTGQIEASEFRERMELLELDFENPYFVVAIVRSVGKTADGLNRLGALLQEEREVTSFRDRDGDLVLIGNLRHWTEGKKRFLDLLERLSYELIRLNEPAQIGVGSVVQPREEAAASYKEAKQALEYFMVLPDRLIIDYKLLEEKGKTSRIELPFQWEEYAKLILARDNEGLTHKIKDDFEQLQKLDGIRPEDLRNAALELVIRFKMELEQIKHTDESDIFKKGLGNVRSSDTFDHLVHSLQEVAKATVESLLQDVKNPVVNQVLAHIHEHYADELSLKTLGAQYHIHPVYLGQLFHKETGDSFAEYINKYRIEKAKEQLKNTNLKVHEIARNVGYWETGYFYKQFRKYVGISPTDFKSLG, encoded by the coding sequence ATGTATAAAGTATTTATTGTTGATGATGAACCATTTATTATAGAGGGATTATACGATATTTTGGACTGGTCGTCTTTTGGTCTGGAGATTGTCGGATATGCGGAAAATGGGAGGCAGGCGCTTGATGCATTAGCCACAACACCCGTGGATTTGCTGATTAGCGATATTTCCATGCCGGTGATGAACGGCCTCACGCTGATCGCAGAAGCACGGAAGCTCCACCCGGAGTTAAAGGTAATCATCCTTAGCGGATTTAATGAATTTGATTATTTAAAGGAAGGCATGAAGCTGGGGATCGAAAATTATTTACTCAAGCCAATCAACGTGGAAGAGCTGGAATCTACGCTCCGCAATACCGTCGAGAAAATGAACAGCATTAGCTCCGGCGAGCTGTACAGCGCGTTTGACGTGCAAATTTTAAAGGATAACACGCTTTATCGCTGGTTGACGGGGCAAATTGAGGCAAGCGAATTTCGGGAACGGATGGAATTGCTTGAACTTGATTTTGAAAATCCGTATTTTGTGGTTGCCATTGTGAGATCCGTAGGGAAGACCGCCGACGGATTAAATCGCCTCGGGGCTCTGCTTCAGGAGGAGAGGGAAGTCACATCATTCCGCGACCGGGACGGGGACTTGGTGTTGATCGGCAATCTCCGGCATTGGACCGAGGGGAAAAAGAGATTTTTAGATCTGCTTGAGCGGCTTTCGTATGAGTTGATCCGATTAAACGAACCCGCCCAAATTGGGGTGGGCAGCGTTGTTCAGCCTCGGGAAGAAGCTGCGGCGAGCTATAAGGAAGCCAAACAGGCTTTGGAGTATTTTATGGTGCTGCCGGATCGTTTGATCATTGATTATAAACTGCTTGAAGAGAAGGGGAAGACGAGCCGCATTGAACTGCCGTTCCAATGGGAGGAATATGCCAAGCTTATTTTAGCGAGGGATAACGAAGGTCTGACGCACAAAATCAAAGATGATTTTGAGCAGCTGCAGAAGCTGGACGGCATCCGGCCGGAGGATCTGCGCAACGCCGCTTTGGAGCTCGTTATCCGGTTCAAGATGGAACTTGAGCAAATTAAACATACCGATGAATCCGATATCTTCAAAAAAGGGCTCGGCAACGTGCGCAGCAGCGACACCTTTGATCATTTGGTTCACTCCCTTCAGGAAGTTGCCAAGGCGACGGTCGAATCGCTGCTGCAGGATGTGAAAAATCCGGTCGTTAACCAGGTTCTTGCCCATATTCACGAACACTATGCGGATGAGCTATCGCTGAAGACGCTTGGCGCGCAATACCATATTCATCCCGTCTATTTGGGGCAGCTGTTTCATAAAGAAACCGGTGACTCGTTTGCAGAGTATATCAACAAATACCGGATTGAAAAAGCAAAGGAACAATTAAAAAATACGAATTTGAAAGTGCATGAAATCGCAAGGAATGTAGGATATTGGGAAACCGGATATTTTTACAAGCAATTCAGGAAATACGTCGGCATTTCTCCAACCGATTTTAAAAGTTTGGGTTAA
- the rpsR gene encoding 30S ribosomal protein S18, translating to MAFKQREGGDNDKRPARRGGRNKRRKVCYFTVNKITHIDYKDTDLLKKFISERGKILPRRVTGTSAKYQRMLTIAIKRSRQIALLPYTTE from the coding sequence ATGGCTTTTAAACAAAGAGAAGGCGGAGACAACGATAAAAGACCGGCTCGCCGCGGCGGCCGCAACAAACGTCGTAAAGTGTGCTACTTCACTGTGAATAAAATTACTCACATTGATTATAAAGACACGGATCTGCTCAAAAAATTTATTAGCGAACGCGGAAAAATTTTGCCTCGCCGTGTAACCGGCACAAGCGCAAAATACCAACGCATGTTGACGATTGCTATCAAACGCTCCCGTCAAATCGCATTGCTGCCTTACACAACGGAATAA
- the rpsF gene encoding 30S ribosomal protein S6, with protein MRKYEVMYIIRPDIEQEAVQAAVERFQGIISNGGEITKHEVMGKRRLAYEIKKFRDGTFVLVNFTATPEVVAELERIMKISDEVIRYLITLDVA; from the coding sequence ATGCGCAAATATGAAGTGATGTACATTATTCGTCCGGACATTGAACAAGAAGCTGTTCAAGCTGCAGTCGAAAGATTCCAAGGCATCATCTCCAACGGTGGAGAAATCACGAAGCATGAAGTGATGGGTAAACGCCGTCTTGCGTATGAGATCAAGAAATTCCGTGATGGTACTTTTGTTCTGGTAAACTTCACTGCAACTCCTGAAGTTGTTGCCGAACTCGAGCGTATCATGAAAATTTCTGACGAAGTCATTCGTTATCTCATCACTCTTGACGTTGCTTAA